In one Corallococcus sp. EGB genomic region, the following are encoded:
- the rplU gene encoding 50S ribosomal protein L21, producing MYAVIRTGGKQYRVAEGDVVRIEKIAGDIGAEVSFTEVLLLGGSESPKVGQPTVAGAKVVGKVLAQDKHRRVLHFRKEKEGWTRRRGHRQPYTEVKVTSISG from the coding sequence ATGTACGCAGTCATTCGCACGGGCGGAAAGCAGTACCGCGTCGCCGAGGGCGACGTGGTCCGGATCGAGAAGATCGCCGGTGATATCGGCGCCGAGGTCTCGTTCACCGAGGTCCTGCTGCTGGGCGGCTCGGAGAGCCCGAAGGTGGGCCAGCCGACGGTGGCGGGCGCGAAGGTCGTGGGCAAGGTGCTGGCGCAGGACAAGCACCGCCGCGTCCTGCACTTCCGCAAGGAGAAGGAAGGCTGGACCCGTCGCCGTGGCCACCGCCAGCCGTACACCGAGGTGAAGGTCACCTCGATCTCCGGCTAG
- the rpmA gene encoding 50S ribosomal protein L27, with protein MAHKKGQGSSRNGRDSNPQYRGVKVYGGETITAGSILVRQVGTVIHPGTNVKLGRDFTLFSTVDGVVKYERLGRDKKKVSVYPAAAEQASA; from the coding sequence ATGGCCCATAAAAAAGGTCAGGGTTCTTCGCGCAACGGGCGTGATTCCAACCCGCAGTACCGTGGTGTGAAGGTGTACGGCGGTGAGACCATCACGGCGGGCAGCATCCTCGTCCGTCAGGTCGGCACGGTCATCCACCCGGGCACGAACGTGAAGCTCGGTCGCGACTTCACCCTCTTCTCGACGGTGGACGGCGTGGTGAAGTACGAGCGCCTCGGCCGTGACAAGAAGAAGGTGTCCGTGTACCCGGCCGCCGCCGAGCAGGCGAGCGCCTAG
- the obgE gene encoding GTPase ObgE, with protein sequence MKFVDEVRIYVKAGDGGNGAVAFRREKFIERGGPNGGDGGNGGSVVFVANPQLTTLLDYRYQQHHRAKNGEHGMGSDCNGHGADDLVLQVPVGTLIRDEQTGELLVDLSDPGQRFVAAKGGRGGLGNMNFATSTRQTPRFAQDGTKGEEITLRLELKLLADVGLLGFPNAGKSTFISRVSRARPKVADYPFTTLVPNLGMVQYKDNLSFVMADIPGIIEGASEGVGLGHQFLRHVERCKVLVHLIDMGAEGEGRKPLDDFNILNAELKKYSAELATKPQVVAANKQDLTEGRERLGPFTEALRRRGIRVYPVSTATGEGMQALMDAVAEVLFTGRTDKLHVEAPAKKAATKAPAKAAAKKTPGKKAAKQAVRKGAAKKAAAKKASRKPVAKKAARKAPVKKAAAKKAVRKAPAKKAARKAPAKKSGGRR encoded by the coding sequence ATGAAGTTCGTCGACGAAGTACGCATCTACGTGAAGGCGGGAGACGGCGGGAACGGCGCCGTGGCCTTCCGGCGTGAGAAGTTCATCGAGCGCGGCGGCCCCAACGGCGGGGACGGCGGCAATGGCGGCTCCGTGGTGTTCGTGGCGAACCCGCAGCTGACCACGCTCCTGGACTACCGCTACCAGCAGCATCACCGCGCCAAGAACGGCGAGCACGGCATGGGCAGTGACTGCAATGGTCACGGCGCCGATGATCTGGTGCTCCAGGTGCCGGTGGGCACGCTGATCCGCGACGAGCAGACGGGGGAGCTGCTGGTGGACCTGAGCGACCCGGGCCAGCGCTTCGTGGCGGCCAAGGGCGGCCGGGGCGGCCTGGGCAACATGAACTTCGCCACCTCTACGCGCCAGACGCCGCGCTTCGCGCAGGACGGCACGAAGGGCGAGGAGATCACCCTCCGGCTGGAGCTGAAGCTGCTGGCGGACGTGGGCCTGCTGGGCTTCCCCAACGCGGGCAAGAGCACGTTCATCTCGCGGGTGAGCCGGGCGCGGCCGAAGGTGGCGGACTACCCGTTCACCACGCTGGTGCCGAACCTGGGCATGGTCCAGTACAAGGACAACCTGTCCTTCGTCATGGCGGACATCCCCGGCATCATCGAGGGGGCCAGCGAGGGAGTGGGCCTGGGCCACCAGTTCCTGCGCCACGTGGAGCGCTGCAAGGTGCTGGTGCACCTCATCGACATGGGCGCCGAGGGCGAGGGCCGCAAGCCGCTGGACGACTTCAACATCCTCAACGCGGAGTTGAAGAAGTACAGCGCGGAGCTGGCCACCAAGCCGCAGGTGGTGGCCGCCAACAAGCAGGACCTGACGGAGGGCCGGGAGCGGCTCGGGCCCTTCACGGAGGCGCTGCGCCGCCGGGGCATCCGCGTGTACCCGGTGTCCACCGCCACGGGCGAGGGCATGCAGGCCCTGATGGACGCGGTGGCGGAGGTGCTCTTCACCGGCCGCACCGACAAGCTCCACGTCGAGGCGCCGGCGAAGAAGGCCGCCACCAAGGCTCCGGCGAAGGCCGCCGCGAAGAAGACACCGGGGAAGAAGGCCGCGAAGCAGGCGGTGCGCAAGGGCGCGGCGAAGAAGGCCGCCGCCAAGAAGGCCTCTCGCAAGCCCGTGGCGAAGAAGGCCGCGCGCAAGGCGCCGGTGAAGAAGGCCGCCGCGAAGAAGGCGGTGCGCAAGGCTCCGGCGAAGAAGGCCGCCCGGAAGGCGCCAGCGAAGAAGTCGGGCGGGAGGCGCTGA
- a CDS encoding RNA methyltransferase: MAGGGPRYEKFEREAVEPEQFLLDVRKEKIDRVVSQRTRNFVVVLDRLEDNFNMAAVLRTCESMGVQEVHVVINPEAPFIPNSRVAQGCDKWLDVHLYKTFAECREHLKGRGFSLYASALREGATNLYSLRFDTRFAMVFGNERYGVSDDVLTGVDGTFWVPMKGFSQSLNISAAASASITRAVAWRDEHLAGGSGDLTPTEAQELRERFYLLGVKQRKRLVKATQR, translated from the coding sequence ATGGCGGGAGGAGGCCCTCGCTACGAGAAGTTCGAGCGCGAAGCCGTCGAGCCGGAGCAGTTCCTGCTCGACGTGCGCAAGGAGAAGATCGACCGCGTCGTCAGCCAGCGCACGCGCAACTTCGTGGTGGTCCTCGACCGGCTGGAGGACAACTTCAACATGGCCGCGGTGCTGCGCACCTGCGAGTCCATGGGCGTGCAAGAGGTGCACGTCGTCATCAACCCGGAGGCGCCCTTCATCCCCAACTCGCGGGTGGCCCAGGGCTGCGACAAGTGGTTGGACGTGCACCTCTACAAGACGTTCGCGGAGTGCCGCGAGCACCTGAAGGGGCGCGGCTTCAGCCTCTACGCGTCGGCGCTGCGCGAGGGGGCCACCAACCTCTACAGCCTGCGCTTCGACACCAGGTTCGCCATGGTGTTCGGCAATGAGCGCTACGGCGTGAGCGACGATGTGCTCACCGGCGTGGATGGCACGTTCTGGGTGCCCATGAAGGGCTTCAGCCAGAGCCTGAACATCTCCGCGGCCGCGTCCGCGAGCATCACCCGGGCGGTCGCCTGGCGGGACGAGCACCTGGCGGGGGGCTCCGGGGACCTGACGCCCACGGAGGCCCAGGAGCTGCGGGAGCGCTTCTACCTGCTGGGCGTGAAGCAGCGGAAGCGTCTGGTCAAAGCCACACAGCGGTGA
- a CDS encoding outer membrane lipoprotein carrier protein LolA, translated as MLLESLLFTLLTQAPTAPVAKPAATAKAPAAAAKPAAPSDAGTAAMPPAATSGDASVAASAPKPAPKPMTPEVKSLVDRMQAFYEKTGDFKAGFKQDYKYKAFRRTQTSTGTVTYKKPGLMRWEYENPSKRTFVLAGNKVYMYDPEAQTLSVAAMDTSQLSASVTFLFGQGKLADEFAITKGDCKDCKGTLLVLDPLKNEPRFRQVRLEVDPSTAQVLKSTVVDPDGSENTIAFLDLKTNVGISADSFKLNPPEGTRVDDFTKKAQ; from the coding sequence ATGTTGCTGGAATCCCTGCTCTTCACGCTGCTCACGCAGGCCCCCACCGCGCCCGTGGCGAAGCCCGCGGCGACCGCCAAGGCCCCTGCCGCCGCGGCCAAGCCCGCCGCTCCCTCGGATGCCGGCACGGCCGCGATGCCCCCCGCCGCGACGTCTGGCGACGCGAGCGTGGCCGCCAGCGCCCCGAAGCCCGCGCCCAAGCCGATGACTCCCGAGGTGAAGTCGCTCGTGGACCGGATGCAGGCCTTCTACGAGAAGACGGGCGACTTCAAGGCGGGCTTCAAGCAGGACTACAAGTACAAGGCCTTCCGCCGCACGCAGACGTCCACGGGCACGGTGACCTACAAGAAGCCGGGCCTGATGCGCTGGGAGTACGAGAACCCGTCCAAGCGGACGTTCGTGCTCGCGGGCAACAAGGTCTACATGTACGACCCTGAGGCGCAGACGCTGTCGGTGGCGGCCATGGACACCAGCCAGCTGTCCGCGTCGGTGACGTTCCTCTTCGGCCAGGGGAAGCTGGCGGACGAGTTCGCCATCACCAAGGGCGACTGCAAGGACTGCAAGGGCACGCTGCTGGTGCTGGATCCGCTGAAGAACGAGCCGCGCTTCCGCCAGGTGCGCCTGGAGGTGGACCCCTCGACGGCGCAGGTGCTCAAGAGCACGGTGGTGGATCCGGACGGCAGCGAGAACACCATCGCCTTCCTGGACCTGAAGACGAACGTGGGCATCTCCGCGGACAGCTTCAAGCTGAACCCGCCCGAGGGCACCCGCGTGGACGACTTCACCAAGAAGGCGCAGTAG
- the rimO gene encoding 30S ribosomal protein S12 methylthiotransferase RimO, translating into MTLGCPKNRVDSEVMLGTLRTRGYSLVQEASEAEVIVVNTCAFIGPAKQESVDSILEMAELKKSGSCKTLVVTGCLSQRYGQELSQEMPEVDHFLGTSAYAQIGDLLAAEASPRQVIPDPDYIHNAETPRINSMPKYTAYLKISEGCDNACAFCIIPTLRGGQRSRPVADILAEAQKLADSGVQELNLVAQDLTAYGHDLPGKPKLHELLKELVKVDVKWIRLHYAYPRVFPDELIDVIATEPKIAKYLDMPVQHASDKLLLSMKRGRNSKFLKELLTKLRERVPNLVMRTSLIVGLPGETEEDFELLKEFVKEQRFQRLGVFQYSDEEGTAAFDLPNKVPAKTIERRWREVMAIQKRINREQNKKLVGQKLTVLVEGPSEESEHLLVGRHEGQAPEIDGQVYINDGLAYPGEFVTVEVTEAHDYDLIARVVERPDPKQRAHTPREAPPAPVPLKALVRPPEPRPE; encoded by the coding sequence ATGACCCTCGGCTGCCCGAAGAACCGGGTGGACTCCGAGGTGATGCTGGGCACGCTGCGCACCCGCGGCTATTCGCTTGTGCAGGAGGCCTCGGAGGCCGAGGTCATCGTGGTCAACACGTGCGCCTTCATCGGGCCGGCGAAGCAGGAGTCGGTGGACTCCATCCTGGAGATGGCGGAGCTGAAGAAGTCGGGCTCGTGCAAGACGCTCGTCGTCACCGGCTGCCTGTCCCAGCGCTACGGCCAGGAGCTGTCGCAGGAGATGCCGGAGGTGGACCACTTCCTGGGCACCAGCGCGTACGCCCAGATTGGCGACCTCCTGGCGGCGGAGGCCTCGCCGCGCCAGGTGATTCCGGATCCGGACTACATCCACAACGCGGAGACGCCGCGCATCAACTCGATGCCGAAGTACACGGCGTACCTGAAGATTTCCGAAGGCTGCGACAACGCCTGCGCGTTCTGCATCATCCCCACGCTGCGCGGCGGCCAGCGCTCGCGCCCGGTGGCGGACATCCTCGCGGAGGCGCAGAAGCTGGCGGACAGCGGCGTGCAGGAGCTGAACCTCGTGGCGCAGGACCTGACGGCGTACGGGCATGACCTGCCCGGCAAGCCGAAGCTCCACGAGCTGCTCAAGGAGCTGGTGAAGGTGGACGTGAAGTGGATCCGCCTGCACTACGCCTACCCGCGCGTGTTCCCGGACGAGCTCATCGACGTCATCGCGACCGAGCCGAAGATCGCCAAGTACCTGGACATGCCGGTGCAGCACGCCAGCGACAAGCTGCTCCTGTCCATGAAGCGCGGCCGCAACTCCAAGTTCCTCAAGGAGCTGCTCACCAAGCTGCGCGAGCGCGTGCCGAACCTGGTGATGCGCACCTCGCTCATCGTCGGCCTGCCGGGTGAGACGGAGGAGGACTTCGAGCTCTTGAAGGAGTTCGTGAAGGAGCAGCGCTTCCAGCGTCTGGGCGTGTTCCAGTACTCGGACGAGGAAGGCACCGCCGCGTTTGATCTGCCGAACAAGGTCCCGGCGAAGACCATCGAGCGCCGCTGGCGCGAGGTGATGGCCATCCAGAAGCGCATCAACCGCGAGCAGAACAAGAAGCTCGTGGGCCAGAAGCTCACCGTGCTGGTGGAGGGCCCCAGCGAGGAGTCCGAGCACCTGCTGGTGGGCCGCCACGAGGGGCAGGCGCCGGAGATCGACGGGCAGGTCTACATCAACGACGGCCTGGCGTACCCGGGCGAGTTCGTCACCGTGGAGGTGACGGAGGCGCACGACTACGACCTCATCGCCCGCGTGGTGGAGCGTCCGGATCCGAAGCAGCGCGCGCACACCCCGCGCGAGGCCCCGCCCGCGCCCGTGCCGCTGAAGGCGCTGGTGCGTCCGCCGGAGCCGCGGCCGGAGTAG
- a CDS encoding YajQ family cyclic di-GMP-binding protein — protein MPSFDVISKIDLAELDNAVNQTRKELSTRYDFQGVKAEIDIAPDHSALTVKTNSEEKLQAAKEVLLSKLAKRGISLRVLEFGDIEKTGMSNVKQPIKLQQGIPVEKSKELIKLLKESKLKVQGSIQADQLRVTGKNRDDLQEAIALFRKEQDKLKLDMQFTNFRD, from the coding sequence ATGCCCTCCTTCGACGTCATCTCCAAAATCGACCTGGCTGAGCTCGACAACGCGGTCAATCAGACCCGGAAGGAGCTCAGCACCCGCTATGACTTCCAGGGCGTGAAGGCCGAAATCGACATCGCCCCGGATCACTCCGCGCTCACGGTGAAGACCAACAGCGAGGAGAAGCTCCAGGCCGCCAAGGAGGTCCTGCTCAGCAAGCTGGCCAAGCGCGGCATCAGCCTGCGGGTGCTGGAGTTCGGCGACATCGAGAAGACGGGCATGAGCAACGTCAAGCAGCCCATCAAGCTCCAGCAGGGCATCCCGGTGGAGAAGTCCAAGGAGCTGATCAAGCTGCTCAAGGAGTCCAAGCTGAAGGTCCAGGGCTCCATCCAGGCGGATCAGCTCCGCGTCACGGGCAAGAACCGCGACGACCTGCAGGAGGCCATCGCGCTGTTCCGCAAGGAGCAGGACAAGCTCAAGCTGGACATGCAGTTCACCAACTTCCGCGACTAG
- a CDS encoding ribonuclease J, with protein MLHVIPLGGLGEIGLNAMVLACRGEMLLIDAGLMFPSSGMPGVDIIVPDFTHLRRNAAQVKGVLLTHGHEDHIGALPYLLGDVPVPIYGTRFTLALARQRLEELGVEADLREIEPRTPFCVGSVFQVEATRVTHTVPDAVGFIVRSPEGTVIHTGDFKLDPDPIDGLKTDLERWGEAGDEGVLCLLSDSTNSEHTDETGSERVVQTTFERLFHETKGRIVVAQFSSNLHRIRHLLDLCERTGRLVALQGRSMVRNVELAREMGYLDVPDSLFVHLDNVPKLAPHRVAVLTTGAQGEPRAGLTQLANGDGPVRLEPGDTVIVSARPIPGNERSVGALLDQLHWRGARIVYAQVEPGVHVSGHASRPQQRRVLELIRPRHFIPVHGEVRHLHRHLTTAREAGLAPEGLLLAHDGDVVTFEEGRGRFTGSVPSGRILRERFGDGIVTQEALAERNRLAETGVVAAAVVLRRDTQALVAGPQLSGQGLNPDEQGVLSQVAQEARAFFEELNPLLRGDDALVREELAKAVKRAFKQHTSRRTLVVPLVVRV; from the coding sequence ATGCTCCACGTCATCCCTCTTGGCGGGCTGGGCGAGATCGGCCTCAACGCCATGGTGCTCGCCTGTCGTGGGGAGATGCTGCTCATCGACGCCGGCCTGATGTTCCCCTCGTCGGGGATGCCCGGCGTGGACATCATCGTCCCGGACTTCACGCACCTGCGGCGCAACGCGGCCCAGGTGAAGGGCGTGCTCCTCACGCACGGTCATGAAGACCACATCGGCGCGCTCCCCTACCTGCTGGGCGACGTGCCCGTCCCCATCTACGGCACGCGCTTCACGCTCGCCCTCGCGCGGCAGCGCCTGGAGGAGCTGGGCGTGGAGGCGGACCTGCGCGAAATCGAGCCGCGCACCCCCTTCTGCGTGGGCAGCGTCTTCCAGGTGGAGGCCACGCGCGTGACGCACACCGTGCCGGACGCGGTGGGCTTCATCGTCCGCTCGCCCGAAGGCACGGTCATCCACACCGGCGACTTCAAGCTGGACCCCGACCCCATCGACGGCCTCAAGACGGACCTGGAGCGCTGGGGCGAGGCGGGCGACGAAGGCGTGCTGTGCCTGCTGTCGGACTCCACCAACTCCGAGCACACCGACGAGACCGGCAGCGAACGCGTGGTGCAGACCACCTTCGAGCGCCTCTTCCACGAGACGAAGGGCCGCATCGTCGTCGCCCAGTTCTCCTCCAACCTCCACCGCATCCGGCACCTGCTGGACCTGTGCGAGCGCACCGGCCGGCTCGTCGCGCTCCAGGGCCGCAGCATGGTGCGCAACGTGGAGCTGGCGCGGGAGATGGGCTACCTGGACGTGCCCGACTCGCTCTTCGTGCACCTGGACAACGTGCCCAAGCTCGCGCCCCACCGGGTGGCGGTGCTCACCACCGGAGCGCAGGGCGAGCCCCGCGCGGGCCTCACCCAGCTGGCCAACGGCGATGGGCCCGTGCGCCTGGAGCCCGGTGACACCGTCATCGTCAGCGCCCGCCCCATCCCCGGCAACGAGCGCTCCGTGGGCGCGCTGCTGGATCAGCTCCACTGGCGCGGCGCCCGCATCGTCTACGCGCAGGTGGAGCCCGGCGTGCACGTCTCCGGACACGCCAGCCGCCCCCAGCAGCGCCGGGTGCTGGAGCTGATCCGCCCCAGGCACTTCATCCCCGTGCATGGGGAAGTCCGGCACCTGCACCGACACCTGACCACCGCCCGCGAGGCCGGCCTGGCACCGGAGGGCCTGCTGCTGGCCCATGACGGCGACGTGGTGACGTTCGAGGAGGGGCGGGGCCGCTTCACTGGCAGCGTGCCCTCGGGTCGCATCCTGCGGGAGCGCTTCGGGGACGGAATCGTGACGCAGGAGGCGCTGGCGGAGCGCAACCGGCTGGCGGAGACGGGCGTGGTGGCCGCGGCGGTGGTGCTGAGGCGCGACACCCAGGCCCTGGTGGCGGGGCCCCAGCTGTCCGGCCAGGGCCTCAACCCGGACGAACAGGGCGTGCTGTCCCAGGTGGCCCAGGAGGCCCGGGCCTTCTTCGAGGAGCTCAACCCCCTGCTCCGTGGGGATGACGCCCTGGTGCGGGAGGAGCTCGCGAAGGCGGTGAAGCGGGCCTTCAAGCAACACACCTCCCGGCGCACCCTGGTGGTGCCCTTGGTCGTCCGGGTGTAG
- a CDS encoding BlaI/MecI/CopY family transcriptional regulator translates to MTKPSSAEESKPLTPVELELMQLVWRLGEVSVADVLAALPPERKLAYTSVSTVLRILEQKGVVQSRKEGRGHLYSARLSREAYEAQSVRHLVATVFDGTPSSLVARLVEAVPLSAEEVEQIRKLLGRKGGRG, encoded by the coding sequence GTGACGAAGCCGTCGTCCGCCGAGGAGTCCAAGCCGCTCACCCCGGTGGAGCTGGAGCTGATGCAGCTCGTGTGGAGGTTGGGGGAGGTGAGCGTGGCGGACGTGCTCGCGGCGCTGCCGCCGGAGCGCAAGCTGGCCTACACGTCGGTGTCCACGGTGCTTCGCATCCTGGAGCAGAAGGGCGTGGTGCAGAGCCGCAAGGAGGGGCGGGGGCACCTGTACTCGGCGCGGCTGTCTCGCGAGGCCTACGAGGCCCAGAGCGTGCGCCACCTGGTGGCGACGGTGTTTGACGGGACGCCTTCGTCGCTCGTGGCGCGGCTGGTGGAAGCGGTGCCGCTGTCCGCGGAGGAGGTGGAGCAGATCCGCAAGCTCCTGGGCCGCAAGGGAGGCCGGGGATGA
- a CDS encoding M56 and MltD domain-containing protein, giving the protein MSAFVRDMLAAYLTAAVLVAVGFGLLRAVVAWGMERRLAARQLLRVGRVTLGLSVLLPFAGLAAREWMPSAPLFTFERSLVRYAAPPMSVDSRPVRGGVTEAASSGPELPLAMMGLALVAMGALGFLSWELRRYARLRRRLEALPVLRRVGQVRVVLGDAAEGAFSVWFPRGGAWVVVPTDVLEDAEALRLTVRHELQHHRQRDTMLAYVRLGFDSAFFWSPFARAFSRWLAERQEFACDEALVTVKHVSADAYARCLLQASLRVPGSLPAGVTGMSHPTVRRIHMLFQPRPRSSVRTLGLSLSLALVLAPLALWAQGTVRGRAVSLTEARALAEAGPKEGDLPVVVDAAVVDQLNKFVTTRKGRDFMRKALANLQAHREAMTGTLRSRSLPEGLLAVAMVESAVRNLPETSREPSMAPGQRGAGVWMFIPETARRYGLKVEAGRDERLDVARETEAAATLFQALYERYGDWRLALAAYNQGEGVVDRVISETHVRDVSELVRTGKLNDYTATVQAGVLLLRNPHLLD; this is encoded by the coding sequence ATGAGCGCCTTCGTCCGGGACATGCTGGCCGCGTATCTCACGGCGGCGGTGCTGGTGGCGGTGGGCTTCGGGCTGCTGCGCGCGGTGGTGGCGTGGGGGATGGAGCGGAGGCTGGCCGCGCGGCAGCTGCTGCGCGTGGGGCGGGTGACGCTGGGGCTGTCGGTGCTGTTGCCGTTCGCGGGGCTCGCGGCCCGGGAGTGGATGCCGTCGGCGCCGCTCTTCACGTTCGAGCGTTCGCTGGTGCGCTACGCCGCACCGCCCATGTCCGTTGACTCGAGGCCCGTGCGCGGAGGGGTGACGGAGGCCGCGTCGTCGGGCCCGGAGCTGCCGCTGGCGATGATGGGGCTGGCGCTGGTGGCCATGGGGGCGTTGGGCTTCCTGTCGTGGGAGCTGCGGCGGTATGCGCGCTTGCGGCGGAGGCTGGAGGCGCTGCCCGTCCTTCGTCGCGTGGGCCAGGTGCGCGTGGTGCTGGGGGATGCGGCGGAGGGGGCGTTCTCCGTGTGGTTCCCTCGTGGCGGTGCGTGGGTGGTGGTGCCCACCGATGTGTTGGAGGACGCGGAGGCGCTCCGGCTCACGGTGCGGCACGAGCTGCAACACCACCGCCAGCGGGACACGATGCTCGCGTACGTGCGGCTGGGGTTCGACAGCGCCTTCTTCTGGAGTCCGTTCGCTCGGGCGTTCTCGCGGTGGTTGGCGGAGCGTCAGGAGTTCGCCTGCGACGAGGCGCTCGTCACCGTGAAGCACGTATCCGCGGACGCGTATGCGCGGTGCCTGTTGCAGGCGTCGCTGCGCGTCCCTGGTTCCCTTCCCGCCGGAGTCACCGGCATGTCCCACCCCACTGTCAGGAGGATCCACATGTTGTTCCAGCCCCGTCCCCGCAGTTCCGTACGCACCCTGGGTCTTTCGTTGTCGCTGGCGTTGGTGCTCGCGCCGCTGGCGTTGTGGGCGCAGGGCACGGTGCGGGGGCGCGCGGTGTCGTTGACGGAGGCGCGCGCGTTGGCGGAGGCGGGACCGAAGGAGGGGGACCTGCCGGTGGTGGTGGACGCCGCCGTGGTGGATCAGCTCAACAAGTTCGTCACCACGCGCAAGGGCCGCGACTTCATGCGCAAGGCGCTGGCGAACCTCCAGGCCCACCGTGAGGCGATGACGGGCACGCTGCGCTCGCGCTCCCTGCCGGAGGGCCTGCTCGCGGTGGCGATGGTGGAGTCGGCGGTGCGCAACCTGCCGGAGACCTCTCGCGAGCCATCGATGGCGCCGGGGCAGCGGGGCGCCGGCGTGTGGATGTTCATCCCTGAGACGGCGCGCCGCTATGGCTTGAAGGTGGAGGCGGGACGCGACGAGCGATTGGACGTGGCGCGTGAGACGGAGGCCGCTGCGACCCTCTTCCAGGCGCTGTATGAGCGCTATGGGGATTGGCGGCTGGCGCTCGCGGCGTACAACCAGGGGGAGGGCGTGGTGGATCGCGTCATTTCGGAGACCCACGTGCGCGACGTGAGCGAGCTGGTTCGCACCGGCAAGCTCAATGACTACACCGCCACCGTGCAGGCCGGAGTCCTGCTGCTTCGCAATCCGCACCTGCTCGACTGA